From Fibrobacter sp. UWT2, the proteins below share one genomic window:
- a CDS encoding AgmX/PglI C-terminal domain-containing protein has product MAKKNTPEMDPLVASLMPESDKKMGAIAGISLVVALAICLWASMYEQVVDEVVFDDSAAADLTASMTIDEKKEEKKEEKKKEEPKKPRKKAGGGGKPRGKGQPNAPQTRGVLKLLTAQTKNASAGAYDLMKNQKFSKDIDKVLKDVAGLQTTGKTVLGGRRGKADGGFNEGYAEGGSGGIGDGLAGLLGGGGGGIATKAKGSIRTPSERDIDMGAGGGSRSAADIMKVVRQRTPGLRHIYNKFLKKKPGFQGKVTLKFTIAPGGEIISISIASSTTGYGEFDGEVKTAVSRWKFSKVKSGNTTVTIPFTFSE; this is encoded by the coding sequence ATGGCTAAAAAGAATACTCCCGAAATGGATCCGTTAGTAGCGTCCCTGATGCCGGAATCCGACAAGAAGATGGGTGCTATTGCCGGTATCTCTTTAGTCGTAGCTTTGGCTATCTGCCTTTGGGCTTCCATGTACGAACAGGTGGTGGACGAAGTCGTGTTCGACGACTCTGCCGCTGCTGATCTTACTGCTTCTATGACCATCGATGAAAAGAAGGAAGAGAAGAAGGAAGAGAAGAAGAAGGAAGAACCCAAGAAGCCTCGTAAGAAGGCTGGTGGTGGCGGCAAGCCGCGTGGTAAGGGTCAGCCCAACGCTCCCCAGACTCGTGGTGTGCTTAAGCTCTTGACTGCTCAGACCAAGAACGCATCTGCCGGTGCATATGACCTCATGAAGAACCAGAAGTTCTCTAAGGACATCGACAAGGTGCTGAAGGACGTGGCTGGCCTCCAGACGACGGGTAAGACCGTTCTCGGTGGTCGTCGCGGTAAGGCTGACGGTGGTTTTAACGAAGGTTATGCCGAAGGTGGTTCCGGTGGTATCGGTGACGGCCTGGCAGGTCTTCTCGGCGGCGGTGGCGGTGGTATCGCTACCAAGGCTAAGGGCTCCATCAGAACTCCGTCTGAACGCGATATCGACATGGGTGCCGGTGGTGGATCTCGTTCCGCTGCAGACATCATGAAGGTTGTGCGTCAGCGTACTCCTGGCCTGCGCCACATCTACAACAAGTTCCTGAAGAAGAAACCGGGCTTCCAGGGTAAGGTTACCTTGAAGTTCACGATCGCTCCGGGTGGCGAAATCATCAGCATCTCCATTGCTTCTTCTACGACCGGTTACGGCGAATTTGACGGCGAAGTCAAGACCGCTGTGAGCCGCTGGAAGTTCAGCAAGGTGAAGTCTGGTAACACCACTGTTACGATCCCGTTCACCTTCTCCGAATAA
- a CDS encoding tetratricopeptide repeat protein, with protein MRTSVIKTAVLGLTVASTSLFAEATYSPHKYQQNDWFAEFGGNTAMYVNPAGISETDQLEFSAAFFSSISGEASQEYVSLTFPMDYKHTLGFSFFENGASIDGGKSYGEYAFLLGYAYRLMHCIALGIDVSVLYINQFDDVKQVTVGSDVGLSWNPLNSSKFGYLLVGVALQNIAQPGVSMEDDGGFVAPGFFGGDRDDAYNIPSNLNFSLFWRGFNRVIEAKAELSLIDVFHSDSEGGDGLNPEMSFTLTYYLSPHLGVRLRFTKEGYPVAGATVNVKDVSIFRYLALDLEMSHDDLYAKKNRGFIWAVKLTSRFGDTREEKIGEERYRRLKIEPENDYRAAMRLYLNREFLQAAYAFGKVQTKYPAFHLVDQAAFYKAKSFENLRMHKAAKSVYEDAIKRYPQSDQRAKYHFQLMNIDYKEGKYIDAMAKYQNIAQKFGESDVKADADYVAGQIKFEQGLYQESVDLLAAILPGNANYFYARYTMGIAYSRLGKFDEAENCFRDITEQPVSNQSERDLQDAAKVKLGHIYFSGEKADIPAAAQMYGQVQPGSPVYDEAMLGIAWSFLKVNKPDEAIKPAQWIIKNMPESFLVSEAYLVQGYCFFIKKDYNNAVKSLEQAEKRTEQPVVTVAARDSARQAFDAMQDEFDSVQVKALDLARQLPTPRVQSKREALQPSFDKANAAIEDYAAFTQKAIQSDRFESNRKRILDDAGFTLATVKTKMGQGAANSEAAQELESLDDDLDLGDDDGGLE; from the coding sequence ATGCGTACTAGTGTTATTAAAACAGCAGTCCTTGGACTCACGGTAGCCAGCACTTCCTTGTTTGCAGAAGCCACTTATTCTCCGCACAAGTATCAGCAGAATGACTGGTTTGCAGAATTTGGTGGCAATACTGCCATGTATGTGAACCCCGCAGGAATTTCCGAAACTGACCAGTTGGAATTCAGCGCTGCGTTCTTTAGCTCTATTAGCGGTGAAGCTAGCCAGGAATACGTTAGCTTGACCTTCCCGATGGATTACAAGCACACTCTCGGTTTCTCGTTCTTCGAAAACGGTGCTTCCATTGACGGCGGCAAGTCCTACGGCGAATACGCCTTCTTGCTCGGTTATGCCTACAGGCTCATGCACTGCATCGCCTTGGGTATTGACGTGTCCGTGCTCTACATCAACCAGTTCGATGATGTGAAGCAGGTGACTGTCGGTTCCGACGTGGGCTTGAGCTGGAACCCGCTCAACTCTTCTAAGTTCGGTTACCTCTTGGTGGGCGTTGCCCTCCAGAACATCGCCCAGCCGGGCGTCAGCATGGAAGATGATGGTGGCTTCGTTGCTCCGGGCTTCTTCGGTGGCGACCGCGACGATGCTTACAACATTCCGTCTAACCTGAACTTCTCCCTCTTCTGGCGTGGTTTCAACCGCGTAATCGAAGCTAAGGCAGAACTTTCTCTCATCGACGTGTTCCATTCCGACTCCGAAGGTGGCGACGGTCTGAATCCGGAAATGAGCTTCACTTTGACCTACTACCTCTCTCCGCACCTTGGTGTCCGCCTCCGCTTCACGAAGGAAGGTTACCCGGTTGCCGGCGCTACGGTTAACGTCAAGGACGTGAGCATCTTCCGTTACCTCGCTCTCGACCTCGAAATGTCTCACGATGACCTTTACGCCAAGAAGAACCGTGGCTTCATCTGGGCTGTCAAGCTCACCAGCCGCTTCGGTGACACTCGTGAAGAAAAGATCGGTGAAGAACGTTATCGTCGTTTGAAGATCGAACCGGAAAACGATTACCGTGCTGCAATGCGCCTCTACTTGAATCGTGAATTCCTCCAGGCTGCTTATGCCTTCGGTAAGGTTCAGACCAAGTACCCGGCATTCCACCTTGTGGACCAGGCCGCATTCTATAAGGCAAAGTCTTTCGAAAACCTCCGCATGCACAAGGCTGCAAAGTCTGTGTACGAAGACGCTATCAAGCGCTATCCGCAGAGTGACCAACGCGCCAAGTATCACTTCCAGTTGATGAACATCGACTATAAGGAAGGCAAGTACATTGACGCTATGGCCAAGTACCAGAATATTGCTCAGAAGTTCGGTGAAAGCGACGTGAAGGCTGACGCTGACTACGTTGCCGGCCAGATCAAGTTTGAACAGGGCCTCTATCAGGAATCTGTCGACCTGCTCGCCGCCATTCTTCCGGGTAACGCCAACTACTTCTACGCCCGCTATACCATGGGTATTGCTTACAGCCGTCTCGGCAAGTTCGACGAAGCTGAAAACTGCTTCCGCGACATTACCGAACAGCCGGTGTCCAACCAGTCTGAACGCGACTTGCAGGACGCTGCCAAGGTGAAGCTCGGCCACATTTACTTCTCTGGCGAAAAGGCCGACATTCCGGCTGCCGCCCAGATGTATGGCCAGGTCCAGCCCGGTTCTCCGGTGTACGACGAAGCTATGCTCGGTATCGCATGGTCCTTCCTCAAGGTGAACAAGCCTGATGAAGCCATCAAGCCGGCTCAGTGGATTATCAAGAATATGCCTGAATCCTTCCTCGTGTCTGAAGCTTACCTCGTTCAGGGTTACTGCTTCTTCATCAAGAAGGACTACAACAATGCAGTGAAGTCCTTGGAACAGGCTGAAAAGCGTACCGAACAGCCGGTCGTGACCGTTGCCGCTCGCGACAGCGCCCGTCAGGCCTTCGACGCCATGCAGGACGAATTTGACTCTGTTCAGGTGAAGGCTCTTGACCTCGCTCGTCAGCTCCCCACGCCCCGTGTGCAGAGCAAGCGCGAAGCCTTGCAGCCGAGCTTCGACAAGGCTAACGCCGCTATCGAAGACTACGCCGCATTCACTCAGAAGGCTATTCAGAGTGACCGTTTCGAATCCAACCGTAAGCGCATCTTGGATGACGCAGGCTTCACCCTCGCAACTGTTAAGACCAAGATGGGTCAGGGTGCTGCCAACTCCGAAGCTGCTCAGGAACTCGAAAGCTTGGATGATGACTTAGATCTCGGCGACGACGACGGCGGATTGGAATAA
- a CDS encoding tetratricopeptide repeat protein, whose translation MKKFLLVGAIVCSLVGSSFAASDPCKDKVNEAKKLAAKCKAMPKGSEKTQCANSYKVLKHQAEQACRSGGLDEKGMEDAIRQWEKQVNNCKGKQNKRCASALQQLGHYQFQLEEKHFLDKNAQYEEDVAWCADRDNKPAKCANIDQLPKADHQKSLGYFLEYIDKYPKEDKTPTVIYQAAAVQEASGEDDKAYKLRMQLVNDFPNNGLVPKAWLRIAEYHFMNRKFRDAIKAYKKVTGFESLTGKEAALAMYHLAESYYNIAEYETAAIKYYEYIIGADKGKYPADLRAEAMDFMAASFSDLEGGGVQEAEAFLKDKKVPFKDSVYYRIGMKNKDHDRNEEAVQSFKRLMSINPDYIDAPLADIAMIEILIIQQKFEEAQQHRYTVVKRYDRSSSWYKKNQKYPESVKNAETAIRGAMLDIPQYHHARAAKLTKEGDLEAGKKQYAEAIKAYEAFLKRYAKEPTWDEYKVHINLALVYQEMGQFANAAKMFNWIVDTDTTRYGRRPMGSEALLKKEEAAYNAVLMMDQSRENAKKKKYGDDAVKAYKSEETKAYFDQVNKYMAKFGQNKEAAELAYNAAIVHYDAKQFKVAVGVLRKLKQDFPKHQYILLISRMLAQSLLESGQYDESLTEFEWLYKQYTQVKETRNDSMAKEIEKAIAYVLFQMAEQSVKQGQYQKGAEAYLALVKRYPLIDIADKAVFEAGAAYEKDQQYIKAAETFMILPKQYAKSPLTIKGIVRAGDAHKKAANLKKNDKNYYEQEYREAAQTYLFITNNFPQDSMAFMAIGSAAQVYDTIADKKSAAVTYELAYKRYPKDERTPGYLYSACLSYDEAKMTDEAIRCNKDLVRDYPKSSYALDAAFSIPMAYGNAKKWDIAATEYHNFIKAYGNDDKEKLIAAYIGAARAYMELKEEDKAVEDYRKTLEAYDKYGLQIKNADPGVPAEAAFYLGEYEYHKMDPYVLKGKEKEKAKTIKTLVDILQKAMSQYSKSATYASERWTFKATNKMGMLFVTMAAKIREQELNGKKEEEKFAERIGIVQQLPSYYEQARPIFQKNIDLARDQGFYNQDVIEAEEGYIEMYYQGCAVFVEVADAFANSPLPDSASIVKEYVEYEGMAKEDAVEAVHEDLEAYREELTNRSNGAKELAIPQCATGIKAAAHYGIENQWTEKLFELLKSLDENNETLNTKIEKFDPSTLFSDPAYFKTKARLEQIAKSEVMTPEEQITTYREIIKDAKAENEKLKAELADLQKQLAGGSASTTSSSMNSMDDEPEAAAEPEAAPAPAPKAKKKAAKKKGKKK comes from the coding sequence ATGAAAAAATTTTTGCTTGTTGGTGCAATCGTCTGCTCGCTTGTAGGCTCCTCCTTTGCAGCGTCAGATCCTTGTAAAGACAAAGTCAATGAAGCCAAGAAATTGGCGGCCAAGTGTAAGGCTATGCCGAAGGGCTCTGAAAAGACCCAGTGCGCTAACTCTTACAAGGTGTTGAAGCACCAGGCCGAACAGGCTTGCCGTTCCGGCGGCCTCGATGAAAAGGGCATGGAAGATGCCATTCGTCAGTGGGAAAAGCAGGTTAACAACTGTAAGGGCAAGCAGAACAAGCGTTGCGCCTCTGCTCTCCAGCAGTTGGGTCATTACCAGTTCCAGCTCGAAGAAAAGCACTTCCTCGATAAGAACGCCCAGTACGAAGAAGATGTAGCATGGTGCGCCGACCGCGATAACAAGCCGGCAAAGTGCGCCAACATCGACCAGCTTCCGAAGGCTGACCACCAGAAGTCTTTGGGCTACTTCCTCGAATACATCGACAAGTATCCGAAGGAAGACAAGACCCCGACGGTGATTTACCAGGCTGCCGCCGTGCAGGAAGCTAGTGGCGAAGACGACAAGGCATACAAGCTCCGTATGCAGCTCGTCAATGACTTCCCGAACAACGGTCTCGTTCCGAAGGCTTGGCTCCGTATTGCGGAATACCACTTCATGAACCGTAAGTTCCGCGACGCTATCAAGGCGTACAAGAAGGTGACCGGTTTCGAATCCCTCACGGGTAAGGAAGCCGCACTTGCCATGTACCACTTGGCAGAATCTTACTACAACATTGCAGAATACGAAACCGCTGCAATCAAGTACTACGAATATATCATCGGTGCTGACAAGGGTAAATACCCTGCAGACTTGCGCGCAGAAGCTATGGACTTCATGGCTGCATCCTTCTCTGACCTTGAAGGTGGTGGCGTGCAGGAAGCTGAAGCTTTCTTGAAGGACAAGAAGGTTCCGTTCAAGGACTCTGTCTACTACCGTATCGGTATGAAGAACAAGGACCACGACCGTAACGAAGAAGCCGTGCAGTCCTTCAAGCGCTTGATGTCCATCAACCCGGACTACATCGATGCTCCGCTTGCTGATATTGCGATGATTGAAATCCTCATCATCCAGCAGAAGTTTGAAGAAGCTCAGCAACACCGCTACACCGTGGTGAAGCGCTATGACCGTAGCTCTTCTTGGTACAAGAAGAACCAGAAGTATCCGGAATCTGTGAAGAACGCTGAAACTGCTATCCGTGGCGCTATGCTCGACATTCCGCAGTACCACCACGCTCGCGCTGCTAAGCTCACCAAGGAAGGTGACCTTGAAGCCGGTAAGAAGCAGTATGCAGAAGCTATCAAGGCTTACGAAGCATTCCTGAAGCGCTACGCCAAGGAACCGACCTGGGACGAATACAAGGTTCACATCAACCTCGCTCTCGTGTACCAGGAAATGGGCCAGTTTGCTAACGCTGCCAAGATGTTCAACTGGATCGTCGATACTGATACCACTCGCTACGGCCGTCGCCCGATGGGCTCCGAAGCTCTCCTGAAGAAGGAAGAAGCTGCATATAACGCCGTGCTCATGATGGACCAGTCTCGTGAAAACGCCAAGAAGAAAAAGTATGGCGACGATGCTGTGAAGGCTTACAAGTCTGAAGAAACCAAGGCTTACTTCGATCAGGTTAACAAGTACATGGCCAAGTTCGGCCAGAACAAGGAAGCTGCAGAACTTGCATACAACGCCGCTATCGTTCATTACGATGCCAAGCAGTTCAAGGTGGCTGTGGGCGTGCTCCGCAAGCTGAAGCAGGACTTCCCGAAGCATCAGTACATTTTGCTCATCAGCCGTATGCTTGCCCAGTCTCTCTTGGAATCTGGTCAGTATGACGAATCCCTTACCGAATTCGAATGGCTGTACAAGCAGTATACCCAGGTCAAGGAAACTCGCAACGACTCCATGGCCAAGGAAATCGAAAAGGCTATCGCTTACGTTCTCTTCCAGATGGCTGAACAGTCCGTTAAGCAGGGTCAGTACCAGAAGGGTGCAGAAGCTTACCTCGCTCTCGTGAAGCGCTACCCGCTCATCGACATTGCTGACAAGGCTGTGTTCGAAGCCGGTGCCGCTTATGAAAAGGATCAGCAGTACATCAAGGCTGCAGAAACCTTCATGATTCTCCCGAAGCAGTATGCTAAGTCTCCGCTCACCATCAAGGGTATCGTCCGTGCTGGTGACGCTCACAAGAAGGCTGCTAACCTGAAGAAGAACGACAAGAACTACTACGAACAGGAATACCGCGAAGCTGCTCAGACCTACTTGTTCATCACGAACAACTTCCCGCAGGATTCCATGGCCTTCATGGCTATCGGTTCTGCAGCTCAGGTCTACGACACCATCGCCGACAAGAAGTCTGCCGCTGTGACTTACGAACTTGCTTACAAGCGTTATCCGAAGGATGAACGTACTCCGGGCTACCTCTATAGCGCCTGCTTGAGCTACGACGAAGCCAAGATGACTGACGAAGCAATCCGTTGTAACAAGGACCTCGTCCGCGACTACCCGAAGAGCTCCTACGCTCTCGACGCTGCATTCTCTATCCCGATGGCTTACGGTAACGCTAAGAAGTGGGATATCGCTGCTACGGAATACCACAACTTCATCAAGGCTTACGGTAACGATGACAAGGAAAAGCTGATTGCTGCCTACATCGGTGCTGCCCGTGCCTACATGGAACTTAAGGAAGAAGACAAGGCTGTCGAAGACTACCGCAAGACTCTCGAAGCCTACGACAAGTACGGTCTTCAGATCAAGAATGCTGACCCGGGTGTTCCGGCTGAAGCTGCCTTCTACCTCGGTGAATACGAATACCACAAGATGGATCCGTATGTTCTGAAGGGCAAGGAAAAGGAAAAGGCCAAGACCATCAAGACCTTGGTTGACATCCTCCAGAAGGCTATGAGCCAGTACTCCAAGTCTGCTACCTACGCATCTGAACGTTGGACCTTCAAGGCCACCAACAAGATGGGTATGCTCTTCGTGACCATGGCCGCCAAGATCCGCGAACAGGAACTCAACGGCAAGAAGGAAGAAGAAAAGTTTGCTGAACGTATCGGTATCGTGCAGCAGCTCCCAAGCTACTATGAACAGGCTCGTCCGATCTTCCAGAAGAACATTGACCTCGCTCGCGACCAGGGCTTCTACAACCAGGACGTGATCGAAGCTGAAGAAGGCTACATTGAAATGTACTACCAGGGTTGCGCTGTGTTCGTCGAAGTGGCTGACGCATTCGCTAACTCTCCGCTGCCGGACTCCGCTTCCATCGTGAAGGAATACGTTGAATACGAAGGCATGGCCAAGGAAGACGCAGTTGAAGCTGTCCACGAAGACTTGGAAGCTTACCGCGAAGAATTGACCAACCGTTCTAACGGCGCTAAGGAACTCGCTATCCCGCAGTGCGCAACCGGTATCAAGGCTGCTGCTCACTACGGTATCGAAAACCAGTGGACCGAAAAGCTCTTCGAACTCCTCAAGAGCCTCGATGAAAACAACGAGACCTTGAACACCAAGATCGAAAAGTTCGACCCGTCCACCTTGTTCTCTGACCCGGCTTACTTCAAGACCAAGGCTCGCTTGGAACAGATTGCTAAGTCCGAAGTCATGACTCCGGAAGAACAGATCACGACCTACCGCGAAATCATCAAGGACGCCAAGGCTGAAAACGAAAAGCTGAAGGCTGAACTTGCTGACCTCCAGAAACAGCTCGCTGGTGGCTCTGCTTCTACCACGTCCTCTTCCATGAACTCCATGGACGATGAACCGGAAGCTGCTGCTGAACCGGAAGCTGCTCCTGCCCCTGCTCCGAAGGCCAAGAAGAAGGCCGCTAAGAAGAAGGGCAAGAAAAAGTAG
- a CDS encoding biopolymer transporter ExbD, whose amino-acid sequence MARKTRKFSEDVPFSLTSMMDMMTIILVFMIKNLDAEGQLLTQAENLILPVSTSKVQPKEVALTVVVDNNYVVVDNAKIVPTEDVLKQEDLLVTKVDSVLKERRATEQEHALKMGLPADEAGNIIVQIDKNIPYDAMYKVMATCGFSGYTHIAFAVMQKNGGEE is encoded by the coding sequence ATGGCTAGAAAGACTCGTAAATTTAGCGAAGACGTACCTTTCTCTTTGACGTCCATGATGGACATGATGACCATCATTCTGGTGTTCATGATCAAGAACTTGGACGCTGAAGGTCAGCTTTTGACCCAGGCCGAAAACCTCATCCTTCCGGTGTCTACCTCTAAGGTTCAGCCGAAGGAAGTGGCTCTGACGGTCGTGGTCGATAACAACTACGTTGTGGTCGATAACGCAAAGATCGTTCCTACCGAAGATGTCTTGAAGCAAGAAGATCTTCTTGTGACCAAGGTGGACTCCGTTCTTAAGGAACGCCGCGCAACGGAACAGGAACACGCTCTTAAGATGGGCCTTCCTGCTGACGAAGCCGGTAACATCATTGTGCAGATCGACAAGAACATCCCTTACGATGCAATGTATAAGGTCATGGCCACCTGCGGCTTCTCTGGCTACACGCACATTGCATTCGCCGTTATGCAGAAGAACGGAGGGGAGGAATAA
- a CDS encoding biopolymer transporter ExbD produces MARQLKKPAKPEEPDLLPAMGLFTILIPMLLSMTAFSKLAIVEINMPERSMMNMTDDPPPEPDQQALNLSLAITPEYLVIGARGGFQPNVYFKEMWTFRCKSDAQLITYAPEDVKAAVESGHGPKCKDGSEMDKEKYLYEIETIELWAINKESEEDPGRVIWAVYSSQSENVPDSAYVDGNNAFLAAPGEGAMGLTPPPMLKKPSAGAVLATLTPNSARNLKPDVAAKNIIYPLSAYDLIAKDLIQIHTQFIDLEDVDNIIIVANDDTQFDKIIQLMDRAKEAGFSKINLAKLGG; encoded by the coding sequence ATGGCAAGACAACTTAAGAAACCAGCCAAGCCTGAAGAACCGGACCTGTTGCCGGCGATGGGCTTGTTTACCATCCTGATTCCTATGCTGTTGTCTATGACTGCTTTCTCCAAGCTCGCCATTGTCGAAATCAACATGCCCGAACGTAGCATGATGAATATGACTGACGATCCTCCTCCGGAACCGGACCAGCAGGCTCTGAACCTCTCGCTCGCAATCACGCCGGAATACCTGGTGATTGGTGCCCGCGGTGGTTTCCAGCCGAACGTTTACTTCAAGGAAATGTGGACGTTCCGTTGCAAGTCCGATGCGCAGCTCATTACGTATGCGCCGGAAGATGTTAAAGCAGCCGTGGAAAGCGGTCATGGTCCCAAGTGCAAAGATGGATCCGAAATGGATAAAGAGAAGTATCTCTACGAAATCGAAACCATCGAACTCTGGGCCATCAACAAGGAATCCGAAGAAGACCCGGGCCGCGTAATTTGGGCCGTGTATTCTTCTCAGTCTGAAAATGTACCGGATAGCGCATACGTGGACGGCAACAACGCCTTCCTCGCAGCTCCTGGCGAAGGCGCCATGGGTCTTACCCCGCCGCCGATGCTCAAGAAGCCGAGCGCTGGTGCTGTTCTCGCAACCCTCACTCCGAACTCGGCTCGTAACCTGAAACCGGATGTGGCTGCAAAGAACATCATCTACCCGCTTTCCGCCTACGATTTGATCGCTAAGGACCTGATTCAGATCCATACGCAGTTCATTGACCTCGAAGACGTCGATAACATCATTATCGTTGCTAACGACGACACCCAGTTCGACAAGATCATTCAACTTATGGACCGTGCTAAAGAAGCCGGTTTCAGCAAGATCAACCTTGCTAAGCTGGGAGGTTAA
- a CDS encoding MotA/TolQ/ExbB proton channel family protein, translating into MSKMLQSFSPESDGYQFMWIILVVFMIGLGFSVERCLYIMVKSAKGRKDFLAKFGTHISAQRYDEALSYANATKLPIARVMAAIVAARNGGRETMSAACDAVFLTEAPRLTRYISIIQVMASISTLLGLMGTIYGLIYTFDAVANKPAAERAKALSDGIAIAMGTTLLGLLSAVPLLVIVGLLNMNSERLIQEMEEKGLKIINSLA; encoded by the coding sequence ATGTCTAAAATGCTTCAATCCTTCAGCCCTGAATCTGATGGTTACCAGTTCATGTGGATCATCCTCGTGGTGTTCATGATTGGCCTCGGCTTCTCTGTTGAACGCTGCCTTTACATCATGGTGAAGAGCGCTAAGGGCCGTAAGGATTTCTTGGCCAAGTTCGGCACTCACATTTCTGCTCAGCGCTATGACGAAGCTCTCAGCTATGCCAACGCAACCAAGCTCCCGATCGCTCGCGTGATGGCTGCAATCGTTGCTGCCCGTAACGGTGGTCGCGAAACCATGTCTGCTGCTTGCGACGCAGTGTTCCTGACTGAAGCTCCCCGTCTGACTCGTTACATTAGCATCATCCAGGTTATGGCTTCCATCTCCACGTTGCTTGGACTTATGGGCACCATTTACGGTCTGATCTACACCTTCGACGCTGTGGCTAACAAGCCGGCTGCTGAACGTGCTAAGGCTCTTTCCGACGGTATTGCTATCGCTATGGGTACCACGCTCCTCGGCCTTCTCTCCGCTGTGCCTCTTCTGGTCATCGTGGGCCTCCTCAACATGAACTCCGAACGCCTCATCCAGGAAATGGAAGAAAAGGGCCTCAAGATTATCAACTCCCTCGCTTAA
- a CDS encoding OmpA family protein, with translation MTLKKLVLITAGAMLLSGTAMAKNINVPGDYQKIADALGNADAGDTILVKRGTYNENITLIMGVVLKGEDPHTTIIDGGRRGPTVMGTSGAEMSHFTVKNGLEGILCENAAPYIHHCYVLDNHATGIGAFISLPHLRNNVVYGNRWSGILAWGAKSLDAFIEHNVVLRNGYSGLALKGPTNVTARNNIFMENHYYGVFADPAAGQTKVEYNNIYKNYYPFNQFIKVNRTNVSLDPKFINHSLSQPNFYCQSTSPMLKRGKGKADIGLTAAELVKEEEAVEETRNPDTDGDGLCDPWVSEEGVSDKYASVCTGLDNCPEEAEDFDGYQDDDGCPDADNDRDGLCDPWVEAKGMLATFAHICKGVDLCPEQAETLNSYKDEDGCPDEVPQPPKKVFVLEGVNFESGKATITQDSYVSLMKVVDIMETFTEATFEIVGHTDNVGRKESNMQLSADRAASVKNFLVEKGINESRIVTSGKGDTEPVATNKTPEGRAQNRRIEFIRTDIK, from the coding sequence ATGACCCTAAAGAAACTGGTCTTAATCACGGCCGGGGCGATGCTTCTTTCTGGAACCGCCATGGCAAAGAATATCAATGTTCCTGGCGACTATCAGAAGATTGCAGATGCTCTCGGTAATGCGGACGCCGGGGATACCATCCTTGTCAAACGCGGAACTTATAACGAAAACATCACCCTGATCATGGGTGTTGTACTTAAGGGCGAGGATCCCCACACGACCATCATCGATGGTGGCCGTAGAGGTCCGACCGTCATGGGTACTTCGGGCGCCGAAATGTCGCACTTCACTGTGAAGAACGGTCTTGAAGGTATCCTTTGCGAAAACGCTGCCCCTTACATTCACCACTGCTATGTGCTCGACAACCATGCCACGGGTATCGGTGCGTTCATCTCGCTCCCGCATCTCCGCAACAACGTGGTGTACGGCAACCGCTGGTCCGGCATCCTCGCTTGGGGTGCTAAGTCCCTCGATGCCTTCATCGAACACAACGTCGTGCTCCGTAACGGTTACTCTGGCCTCGCCTTGAAGGGCCCGACCAACGTGACCGCCCGTAACAACATCTTCATGGAAAACCACTACTACGGTGTGTTCGCCGACCCCGCTGCCGGCCAGACCAAGGTGGAATACAACAACATCTACAAGAACTACTATCCGTTCAACCAGTTCATCAAGGTGAACCGCACGAACGTTTCTTTGGATCCGAAGTTCATCAACCACTCTCTTTCTCAGCCGAACTTCTACTGCCAGTCCACCTCGCCGATGCTCAAGCGCGGTAAGGGCAAGGCAGACATCGGTCTGACCGCCGCTGAACTGGTGAAGGAAGAAGAAGCCGTTGAAGAAACTCGCAATCCGGATACCGATGGCGATGGCCTCTGCGATCCGTGGGTTTCTGAAGAAGGTGTTTCCGACAAGTATGCAAGCGTTTGCACCGGCCTCGACAACTGCCCCGAAGAAGCTGAAGACTTCGACGGCTACCAGGACGACGATGGCTGCCCGGATGCTGACAACGACCGCGACGGTCTCTGCGACCCGTGGGTTGAAGCTAAGGGTATGCTTGCTACCTTCGCTCACATTTGTAAGGGCGTTGACCTCTGCCCGGAACAGGCAGAAACTCTCAACAGCTATAAGGATGAAGATGGTTGCCCGGACGAAGTCCCGCAGCCGCCTAAGAAAGTCTTCGTGTTGGAAGGCGTGAACTTCGAATCCGGTAAGGCTACGATTACTCAGGATTCCTACGTTTCCCTCATGAAGGTTGTGGACATTATGGAAACCTTCACCGAAGCAACCTTCGAAATTGTCGGTCACACTGACAACGTCGGTAGAAAGGAATCGAACATGCAGCTTTCTGCAGACCGCGCCGCTTCCGTGAAGAACTTCCTCGTGGAAAAGGGCATCAACGAAAGCCGTATCGTTACGAGCGGTAAGGGTGACACCGAACCGGTTGCCACGAACAAGACCCCTGAAGGCCGTGCCCAGAACCGTCGTATTGAGTTTATCCGTACGGATATCAAGTAA